A region from the Mycolicibacterium litorale genome encodes:
- a CDS encoding acyl-CoA dehydrogenase family protein, translating to MSGFVETEEQQALRKAVAAMAANYGQDYYLEKARAGEHTDELWSEAGKLGFIGVNLPEEYGGGGAGMYELALVMEEMSAAGSALLMMVVSPAINGTIISKFGTDEQKRRWLPGIADGSITMAFAITEPDAGSNSHRITTTARRDGGDWLLNGQKVYISGVDQAQAILVVGRTEDHKTGNLKPALFIVPTDTPGLTWTKIEMELISPENQFQVFLDDVRLPADALVGSEDAAIAQLFAGLNPERIMGAASAVGMGRFAINRAVDYVKTRQVWKTPIGAHQGLSHPLAQNHIEIELAKLMMQKAAALYDGEDDAGAAEAANMAKYAAGEASVRAVDQAVQSMGGNGLTKEYGVAAAVTASRLARIAPVSREMILNFVAQTSLGLPRSY from the coding sequence ATGAGCGGTTTCGTCGAGACCGAGGAACAGCAGGCGCTGCGCAAGGCGGTGGCCGCGATGGCCGCCAACTACGGGCAGGACTACTACCTGGAGAAGGCGCGCGCCGGTGAGCACACCGACGAACTGTGGTCGGAGGCAGGCAAACTGGGCTTCATCGGGGTGAACCTGCCCGAGGAGTACGGCGGCGGCGGCGCCGGCATGTACGAACTCGCGCTGGTGATGGAGGAGATGTCGGCCGCCGGGTCGGCGCTGCTGATGATGGTGGTCTCCCCCGCCATCAACGGCACGATCATCAGCAAGTTCGGCACCGACGAGCAGAAGCGGCGGTGGCTGCCCGGCATCGCCGACGGTTCGATCACGATGGCCTTCGCGATCACCGAACCCGATGCCGGGTCGAACAGCCACCGGATCACCACGACCGCGCGGCGCGACGGCGGCGACTGGCTGCTCAACGGGCAGAAGGTCTACATCTCCGGGGTCGACCAGGCGCAGGCGATCCTCGTCGTGGGCCGCACCGAGGACCACAAGACCGGCAACCTCAAGCCGGCGCTGTTCATCGTGCCCACCGATACGCCCGGACTGACCTGGACGAAGATCGAGATGGAGCTCATCAGCCCGGAGAACCAGTTCCAGGTCTTCCTCGACGACGTGCGTCTGCCCGCCGACGCGCTGGTCGGGTCGGAGGACGCCGCGATCGCGCAACTGTTCGCGGGGCTGAACCCGGAGCGGATCATGGGGGCCGCCAGCGCGGTCGGCATGGGCCGGTTCGCGATCAACCGCGCCGTCGACTACGTCAAGACCCGGCAGGTGTGGAAGACGCCGATCGGCGCGCACCAGGGTCTGTCACATCCGCTGGCGCAGAACCACATCGAGATCGAACTGGCCAAGCTGATGATGCAGAAGGCCGCCGCCCTCTACGACGGCGAGGACGACGCGGGGGCCGCGGAGGCCGCCAACATGGCCAAGTACGCGGCCGGTGAGGCGTCGGTGCGCGCGGTCGACCAGGCGGTGCAGTCGATGGGCGGCAACGGGTTGACCAAGGAGTACGGGGTCGCGGCGGCGGTGACGGCGTCGCGGCTGGCCCGGATCGCTCCGGTCAGCCGCGAGATGATCCTCAACTTCGTCGCCCAGACCTCGCTCGGCCTGCCACGGTCGTACTGA
- a CDS encoding enoyl-CoA hydratase family protein — protein sequence MAELVRYRVDGRAARLTLDSPDNRNALSTALVEQLHDRLRRAAADSAVRTVVLDHTGGTFCAGADLREAAGRDPGDVAVDRARELTGALRAILELPVPVIAAVDGHVRAGGLGLIGACDIVVAGAASTFALTEARIGVAPSIISLTVLPKMTPRAAGRYFVTGETFGAQEAQRIGLVTVAADDVEPVVAELTGQIGKASPQGLAASKALTTDAVLAAFDERAEELTADSAALFVSEEAREGMLAFLQKRPPRWLS from the coding sequence ATGGCCGAACTCGTCCGCTACCGCGTCGACGGCAGGGCGGCCCGGCTGACGCTGGATTCTCCGGACAACCGCAACGCGCTGTCGACGGCGCTGGTGGAGCAGTTGCACGACAGGCTGCGCAGGGCCGCCGCGGACAGCGCGGTGCGCACGGTCGTCCTCGACCACACCGGCGGAACGTTCTGCGCCGGCGCCGATCTGCGCGAGGCCGCCGGACGGGATCCCGGCGACGTCGCCGTCGACCGGGCGCGGGAGCTGACCGGCGCACTGCGGGCCATCCTCGAACTGCCGGTGCCGGTGATCGCCGCGGTCGACGGTCACGTGCGCGCCGGCGGGCTGGGCCTGATCGGTGCCTGCGACATCGTCGTCGCCGGGGCCGCCAGCACCTTCGCGCTGACCGAGGCGCGCATCGGGGTGGCGCCGTCGATCATCTCGCTGACCGTGCTGCCGAAGATGACGCCGCGCGCGGCCGGCCGGTACTTCGTGACCGGCGAGACGTTCGGCGCGCAGGAGGCGCAGCGCATCGGCCTGGTGACGGTGGCCGCCGACGACGTCGAACCGGTTGTCGCGGAGTTGACCGGGCAGATCGGCAAGGCGTCGCCGCAGGGGCTGGCGGCGTCGAAGGCGCTGACGACCGATGCCGTCCTCGCGGCGTTCGACGAACGGGCCGAGGAGTTGACGGCCGATTCGGCCGCGCTGTTCGTCTCCGAGGAGGCACGGGAGGGGATGCTGGCGTTCCTGCAGAAGCGGCCGCCCAGATGGCTGAGCTGA
- a CDS encoding DUF1707 SHOCT-like domain-containing protein: MSTPATPRNGSKRAADTDRIQVAQLLTEAAAQGRLQMTEYEDRLTKAYAAQTYDELAMLSSDLPGAMTTPRGSGPCRPAPSTLLLAIMSGYERRGRWNVPRRLTTVAFFGGGVVDLRYADFTAPEVEIRAYSVFGGQTILVPPEVNVDLRGVAVMGAFDHSVPGQGTPGAPCVRIRGFALWGSVAVKRKKRKRSASS, translated from the coding sequence ATGAGCACACCTGCGACGCCGCGGAACGGTTCGAAGCGCGCTGCCGACACCGATCGGATTCAGGTCGCGCAGTTGCTCACCGAGGCCGCGGCGCAGGGCCGGCTCCAGATGACGGAGTACGAGGACCGCCTGACCAAAGCGTATGCCGCGCAGACCTACGACGAACTCGCGATGTTGAGCTCCGACCTGCCGGGTGCGATGACGACCCCGCGCGGCAGCGGACCGTGCCGGCCGGCGCCGTCGACGCTGCTGCTGGCCATCATGAGCGGGTACGAACGGCGTGGCCGATGGAACGTGCCGCGGCGCCTCACCACGGTCGCGTTCTTCGGCGGCGGTGTCGTCGACCTGCGGTACGCGGACTTCACCGCACCCGAGGTCGAGATCCGGGCGTACTCGGTGTTCGGCGGTCAGACGATCCTGGTGCCGCCTGAGGTGAATGTCGATCTGCGCGGTGTCGCGGTGATGGGCGCGTTCGACCACAGCGTGCCCGGACAGGGCACTCCCGGTGCGCCGTGTGTCAGGATCCGCGGGTTCGCGCTGTGGGGCAGCGTCGCCGTCAAACGCAAGAAGCGGAAGCGGAGCGCCTCGAGTTAG
- a CDS encoding PE-PPE domain-containing protein yields MANHRAEPCRRAADRATAGRLRRAVLPAAFSSAIVASVVAAGGVAVVHPDAVASTMYELSALITEGSSTNPTGAGIEDFYGGRFAEGRDRVTVNFFTGPFGVYDALTANATDDDNLVLSSGWGAANVSLLLTYLDATGGDDPVGTNAVYVLDNSVARPNGGFGTRYPVFAVIGVNPLPTPTSPGAKVVDVGYEYDINGNTPAYVLNPFAMANSLATYFDNRLNQNEVDLPVDADGNLDLTAEECDTSCHASIDNGENTTITLDTGETVVIKQVGQTTYISFRRDGLPLLQPLRTYGGEAGNRFADAIEDPLTDLVNFGYPGNDPLADPDVYRPAAALPTPRETATFLRNLADPHNNTRPRATVRPTEDEPVVVEETEEESETTQPSSGSQPSGVRRPGSVGSIIRNTINRLTNAAPKKTTDKGADTKADEPAPDTADSAAGDAAETD; encoded by the coding sequence ATGGCGAACCACCGCGCCGAACCGTGTCGCCGGGCGGCCGACCGCGCGACCGCGGGGCGGCTTCGCCGGGCGGTGTTGCCCGCGGCGTTCAGCAGCGCCATCGTGGCCAGCGTGGTCGCCGCGGGCGGCGTGGCGGTCGTCCACCCCGATGCGGTCGCCTCGACGATGTACGAGTTGTCGGCGCTGATCACCGAGGGCAGCTCGACCAATCCGACCGGGGCGGGGATCGAGGACTTCTACGGCGGCAGATTCGCCGAAGGCCGCGATCGGGTGACGGTGAACTTCTTCACCGGGCCGTTCGGCGTGTACGACGCACTCACCGCCAACGCCACCGACGACGACAACCTCGTGCTGTCGTCCGGCTGGGGTGCGGCCAACGTCAGCCTGCTGCTCACCTACCTCGACGCCACCGGCGGTGACGATCCCGTCGGCACCAACGCCGTCTACGTGCTCGACAACAGCGTCGCCCGGCCCAACGGCGGTTTCGGCACGCGCTATCCGGTGTTCGCCGTCATCGGGGTGAACCCGCTGCCCACCCCGACGTCACCGGGCGCGAAGGTCGTCGACGTCGGCTACGAGTACGACATCAACGGCAACACCCCGGCGTACGTGCTCAACCCGTTCGCCATGGCGAATTCGCTGGCCACCTACTTCGACAACCGCCTCAACCAGAACGAGGTCGACCTGCCGGTCGACGCCGACGGCAACCTCGACCTCACCGCCGAAGAATGCGACACCAGCTGCCACGCCTCGATCGACAACGGTGAGAACACCACGATCACCCTCGACACGGGTGAGACGGTCGTCATCAAGCAGGTCGGCCAGACCACCTACATCAGCTTCCGTCGCGACGGGCTGCCGCTGCTGCAGCCGTTGCGCACCTACGGTGGCGAGGCCGGCAACCGGTTCGCGGACGCGATCGAGGACCCGCTCACCGACCTCGTCAACTTCGGTTACCCCGGCAACGACCCGCTGGCCGACCCCGACGTGTACCGGCCGGCCGCGGCGCTGCCCACGCCGCGCGAGACCGCGACGTTCCTGCGTAACCTCGCCGATCCGCACAACAACACCAGGCCGCGCGCCACGGTGCGGCCGACGGAGGATGAACCGGTCGTCGTCGAGGAGACCGAGGAGGAGTCCGAGACCACGCAGCCGTCGTCCGGTTCCCAGCCGTCGGGTGTGCGGCGGCCCGGGTCGGTCGGCAGCATCATCCGCAACACCATCAACCGGCTGACGAACGCGGCTCCGAAGAAGACCACCGACAAGGGCGCCGACACCAAGGCCGACGAGCCGGCCCCCGACACCGCCGACTCCGCGGCCGGGGACGCGGCCGAGACCGACTAA
- a CDS encoding vWA domain-containing protein, translating into MAEHASARGHGRSSRYSRYTGGPDPLAPPVDLREALEQIGEDVMEGSSPRRALSELLRRGTKNMRGADRLAAEANRRRRELLQRNNLDGTLQEIKKLLDEAVLAERKELARALDDDARFQEMQIESLPPSPAKAVQELSDYDWRSPEAREKYDQIKDLLGREMLDQRFAGMKEALENATDEDRQRVNDMLDDLNDLLDKHAQGQDSQQDFDDFMAKHGEFFPENPRNVDELLDSLAKRAAAAQRFRNSLSPDQRAELDALAQQAFGSPSLMNALNRLDSHLQAARPGEDWTGSSEFSGDNPLGMGEGAQALADIGELEQLAEQLSQSYAGASMEDVDLDALARQLGDEAAVDARTLAELERALMNQGFLDRGSDGKWRLSPKAMRQLGQAALRDVAQQLSGRHGERDTRRAGAAGELTGATRPWQFGDTEPWNVTRTLTNAVLRQSGTGERELPLSITVDDVEISETETRTQAAVALLVDTSFSMVMENRWLPMKRTALALNHLVSTRFRSDALQIVAFGRYARTVTAAELTGLEGVYEQGTNLHHALALATRHLRRHPNAQPVILVVTDGEPTAHLEDYGGGDGGVGSAVFFDYPPHPRTIAHTVRGFDEVARLGAQVTIFRLGSDPGLARFIDQVARRVQGRVVVPDLDGLGAAVVGDYLTSRRRR; encoded by the coding sequence ATGGCTGAGCACGCCTCGGCGCGCGGGCACGGCCGGTCGTCGCGGTACTCCCGCTACACCGGCGGTCCCGATCCGCTGGCCCCGCCGGTGGATCTGCGCGAGGCACTCGAGCAGATCGGCGAGGACGTGATGGAGGGCAGCTCGCCCCGGCGTGCCCTGTCCGAACTGCTGCGCCGCGGCACCAAGAACATGCGCGGCGCCGACCGGCTGGCCGCCGAAGCCAACCGGCGGCGCCGGGAGCTGTTGCAGCGCAACAACCTCGACGGCACCCTGCAGGAGATCAAGAAACTGCTCGACGAGGCGGTGCTCGCCGAGCGCAAGGAACTCGCGCGTGCACTCGACGACGACGCGCGTTTCCAGGAGATGCAGATCGAATCGCTGCCTCCGTCGCCGGCGAAGGCCGTGCAGGAGCTCAGCGACTACGACTGGCGCAGCCCCGAGGCCCGCGAGAAGTACGACCAGATCAAGGATCTGCTCGGCCGCGAGATGCTCGACCAGCGCTTCGCCGGGATGAAAGAGGCGTTGGAGAACGCCACCGACGAGGACCGTCAGCGGGTCAACGACATGCTCGACGACCTCAACGACCTGCTGGACAAGCATGCCCAGGGCCAGGACTCGCAACAGGACTTCGACGACTTCATGGCCAAACACGGCGAGTTCTTCCCGGAGAACCCGCGCAACGTCGACGAACTGCTCGATTCGCTCGCCAAACGCGCCGCCGCCGCGCAGCGCTTCCGCAACAGCCTCTCGCCCGACCAGCGCGCCGAACTGGATGCGCTGGCGCAGCAGGCGTTCGGGTCGCCGTCGCTGATGAACGCGCTCAACCGGCTCGACTCGCATCTGCAGGCCGCCCGACCGGGGGAGGACTGGACGGGTTCGTCGGAGTTCTCCGGTGACAATCCACTGGGCATGGGCGAAGGCGCCCAGGCCCTGGCCGACATCGGCGAACTCGAACAGCTCGCCGAGCAGCTGTCGCAGAGCTACGCCGGCGCCTCCATGGAGGACGTCGACCTCGACGCGCTGGCCCGCCAACTCGGCGACGAGGCCGCCGTCGACGCGCGGACGCTGGCCGAGCTGGAACGGGCGTTGATGAACCAGGGCTTCCTCGACCGCGGCTCCGACGGTAAGTGGCGGCTGTCGCCCAAGGCGATGCGCCAGCTCGGGCAGGCCGCGCTGCGCGATGTGGCACAACAACTCTCGGGCCGCCACGGGGAACGCGACACCCGGCGCGCCGGGGCGGCCGGGGAACTGACCGGCGCCACCCGGCCCTGGCAGTTCGGCGACACCGAACCGTGGAACGTCACCCGCACACTCACCAACGCCGTCCTGCGGCAGAGCGGTACCGGGGAACGGGAACTCCCGCTCAGCATCACCGTCGACGACGTCGAGATCTCCGAAACCGAGACCAGGACGCAGGCCGCGGTGGCCCTGCTCGTCGACACTTCGTTCTCGATGGTGATGGAGAACCGGTGGCTGCCGATGAAGCGGACCGCGCTGGCGCTCAACCATCTGGTGAGCACGCGCTTCCGGTCCGACGCACTGCAGATCGTCGCGTTCGGCCGGTACGCCAGGACGGTCACCGCCGCCGAACTGACCGGCCTGGAGGGCGTCTACGAACAGGGCACCAACCTGCACCACGCGCTGGCGCTGGCGACCCGGCACCTGCGCAGGCACCCGAACGCCCAGCCGGTCATCCTGGTGGTGACCGACGGCGAGCCGACCGCACACCTCGAGGACTACGGCGGCGGGGACGGTGGCGTGGGTTCTGCTGTCTTTTTCGACTACCCGCCGCATCCGCGGACCATCGCCCACACCGTCCGCGGTTTCGACGAGGTCGCGCGCCTCGGTGCGCAGGTGACGATCTTCCGGTTGGGCAGCGACCCCGGCCTGGCCCGCTTCATCGATCAGGTCGCCCGGCGGGTGCAGGGCCGGGTGGTGGTGCCCGATCTCGACGGACTCGGCGCGGCCGTGGTCGGCGACTACCTGACGTCGCGCCGCAGACGCTGA
- a CDS encoding sigma 54-interacting transcriptional regulator, which produces MTQPQDLPRTVGELRASGHRERGVKQEIQENLLAGLAEGRDMWPGILGFEDTVIPQLERALIAGHDIVLLGERGQGKTRLLRALTGLLDEWTPVIEGSELGEHPYTPITPESIRRAADSGDDLKVAWRHRSERYTEKLATPDTSVADLVGDIDPIKVAEGRSLGDPETIAYGLIPRAHRGIVAVNELPDLAERIQVSMLNVMEERDIQVRGYTLRLPLDVLVVASANPEDYTNRGRIITPLKDRFGAEIRTHYPLALDAEVGVITQEAQLAAQVPDYLLQILARFARNLRESHSIDQRSGVSARFAIAAAETVAAAARHRSTILGEQEPVARVCDLGTVVDVLRGKLEFESGEEGREQAVLEHLLRRATADTAQRLLGGLDVGPLVAAVEEGSPVTTGERVSAKDVLAALPDLPVIDTIAGRLGAQTDGERAAAVELALEALYLAKRIDKVSGEGETVYG; this is translated from the coding sequence GTGACCCAACCTCAGGATCTGCCCCGGACCGTCGGCGAGCTACGCGCCTCCGGCCATCGCGAGCGGGGCGTCAAACAGGAAATCCAGGAGAACCTGCTGGCCGGGCTCGCCGAAGGGCGGGACATGTGGCCCGGCATCCTGGGTTTCGAGGACACCGTGATCCCGCAGCTCGAGCGGGCACTGATCGCCGGCCACGACATCGTGCTGCTCGGTGAGCGCGGTCAGGGCAAGACCCGGTTGCTGCGCGCGCTGACCGGGCTGCTCGACGAGTGGACGCCCGTCATCGAGGGCTCGGAACTGGGCGAGCACCCGTACACGCCGATCACCCCGGAATCGATCCGGCGGGCCGCGGACTCGGGCGACGACCTCAAGGTGGCGTGGCGTCACCGCAGCGAGCGGTACACCGAGAAGCTCGCCACCCCGGACACCAGCGTGGCCGACCTGGTCGGCGACATCGACCCGATCAAGGTGGCGGAGGGTCGCAGCCTCGGCGACCCGGAGACCATCGCCTACGGTCTGATCCCGCGCGCGCACCGCGGCATCGTCGCCGTCAACGAACTGCCCGACCTTGCCGAGCGGATCCAGGTGTCGATGCTCAACGTGATGGAGGAGCGCGACATCCAGGTCCGCGGCTACACGCTGCGGCTGCCGCTCGACGTCCTGGTCGTCGCGAGCGCGAACCCGGAGGACTACACCAACCGCGGCCGCATCATCACCCCGCTCAAGGACCGGTTCGGCGCCGAGATCCGCACGCACTACCCGCTGGCGCTCGACGCCGAGGTCGGCGTCATCACCCAGGAGGCGCAGCTGGCGGCACAGGTGCCCGACTACCTGCTGCAGATCCTCGCCCGGTTCGCCCGCAACCTCCGCGAATCGCATTCGATCGACCAGCGCTCCGGGGTGTCCGCACGGTTCGCGATCGCCGCGGCCGAAACCGTCGCGGCAGCGGCCCGGCACCGGTCGACGATCCTCGGCGAACAGGAACCGGTGGCCCGTGTCTGCGACCTCGGCACCGTCGTCGACGTGCTGCGCGGCAAGCTGGAATTCGAGTCCGGTGAGGAAGGCCGTGAACAGGCGGTGCTCGAGCACCTGCTGCGCCGCGCCACCGCCGACACCGCACAGCGCCTGCTCGGCGGCCTCGACGTCGGTCCGCTGGTCGCCGCGGTCGAGGAGGGCTCCCCGGTGACGACGGGTGAGCGGGTGTCGGCCAAGGACGTGCTGGCCGCGCTGCCGGACCTGCCGGTGATCGACACGATCGCCGGCCGGCTCGGCGCGCAGACCGACGGGGAACGGGCCGCCGCCGTCGAACTGGCACTGGAAGCCCTGTACCTGGCCAAGCGCATCGACAAGGTCTCCGGCGAAGGCGAAACCGTCTATGGCTGA